A section of the Constrictibacter sp. MBR-5 genome encodes:
- a CDS encoding aminotransferase class III-fold pyridoxal phosphate-dependent enzyme encodes MPDSGLTNSKIVAAYRERTPRSAELAARAQELFPSGITHDGRYQLPYGIYVDHAAGARKWDVDGNEYVDYFGGHGALLLGHNHPEVMAAVHATIDKGTHFGANHEGEVLWGEAVRRMVPSAERVRFTSSGTEATHMALRLARAFTGRRKVIRLRTHFHGWHDHMTSGMSNHFDGSATVGVLAGVAEGVVLVDPGDTAQVEAAMAAGDAAAMIFEPTGASFGMVPLAPDYLHAVREMATRHGVVLIFDEVVTGFRVSPGGAQQEYGVTPDLTTLAKILAGGLPGGALVGRHDILDFLDFAVSKAAGREKVQHQGTFNANPASAAAGIATLKLIETTDACARANAYGAALRDGLNAVFAAERVGWAAYGTFSGFHVFTNPKRREIVPGSFDPADFSFDELKNFDADMVRKLRLALMVGGVDIQGRPGGVISAAHGEAELARTVEAFRGAIRMLKEDGDL; translated from the coding sequence ATGCCGGACAGTGGCCTGACCAACTCGAAGATCGTCGCCGCCTATCGCGAGCGCACGCCGCGTTCCGCGGAACTCGCGGCCCGTGCGCAGGAGCTTTTCCCTAGCGGCATCACGCATGACGGGCGTTATCAGCTGCCCTACGGCATCTATGTCGATCATGCCGCCGGGGCGCGGAAGTGGGACGTCGACGGCAACGAGTATGTCGACTATTTCGGCGGCCACGGCGCCCTGCTGCTCGGCCACAATCACCCCGAGGTGATGGCCGCCGTCCATGCGACCATCGACAAGGGTACCCATTTCGGTGCGAATCACGAAGGCGAGGTCCTCTGGGGCGAGGCCGTGCGACGCATGGTGCCGTCCGCCGAACGCGTGCGCTTCACCTCGTCGGGAACCGAAGCGACGCATATGGCGCTGCGCTTGGCCCGCGCCTTCACCGGCCGACGCAAGGTGATCCGCCTGCGCACGCATTTCCACGGCTGGCACGACCACATGACGTCGGGGATGAGCAATCACTTCGACGGCTCCGCCACCGTCGGTGTGCTGGCCGGGGTGGCCGAGGGGGTCGTGCTGGTCGATCCGGGCGACACGGCTCAGGTCGAAGCGGCGATGGCGGCCGGCGATGCCGCCGCGATGATCTTCGAGCCGACGGGAGCCTCCTTCGGCATGGTGCCGCTGGCGCCGGACTATCTGCATGCGGTGCGTGAGATGGCGACCCGGCATGGCGTCGTCCTGATTTTCGACGAGGTGGTCACCGGCTTCCGGGTCTCGCCGGGCGGCGCACAGCAGGAATATGGCGTCACCCCGGATCTCACGACCCTCGCGAAGATCCTGGCCGGCGGCCTGCCCGGCGGCGCGCTGGTCGGGCGGCACGACATTCTCGACTTCCTCGACTTCGCGGTGTCGAAGGCGGCCGGACGAGAGAAGGTGCAGCATCAGGGCACGTTCAATGCGAACCCGGCATCCGCGGCCGCCGGTATCGCGACCCTGAAACTGATCGAGACAACGGACGCCTGCGCGCGCGCCAATGCCTATGGTGCGGCATTGCGGGACGGGCTCAACGCCGTGTTCGCCGCCGAGCGGGTGGGTTGGGCTGCCTACGGCACCTTCTCCGGCTTCCACGTCTTCACCAACCCGAAGCGCCGCGAAATCGTCCCTGGCTCCTTCGATCCCGCGGACTTCTCATTCGACGAACTGAAGAATTTCGACGCCGACATGGTGCGCAAGCTGCGCCTGGCGTTGATGGTCGGCGGCGTCGACATCCAGGGACGGCCCGGCGGCGTTATCTCCGCCGCGCACGGCGAGGCGGAACTTGCACGCACCGTCGAGGCGTTCCGCGGTGCGATCCGCATGCTGAAGGAGGACGGAGACCTCTGA